In Patescibacteria group bacterium, one genomic interval encodes:
- the murC gene encoding UDP-N-acetylmuramate--L-alanine ligase: MDLSKLKKIHIIGIGGIGISAVAKLLLSQNKIVTGSDLHDSEIIETLRNFGAKIFIGEHKAMNIGKDINLVIYSDAVPEDNPERVQSKKYKVESMSYFQFLGQFSKNKYTIAISGCHGKTTTTAMAGLLLEAGNFDPTVIVGSKVKDWDGNLRIGDSEYFVVEGDEYKAHMMELNPKVIILNNIEFDHPDFYRDLTQYIDTFQDFVNKLPEDGYLIYNRDDKNITERLEMPNCNIATFALEDQSADLIVKNIKIEHGRQIFKPVYKGQELRDFNLQVPGKFNILNALGASLMALELGVNADVVKSTLAQYTGAWRRFEIIGKMSGLTPDKNGALVISDYAHHPTEVAKTIQAAKEFYPDKRLLVVFQPHQIQRTKSLFDDFVKTFAQSPADVVILSEIYDVAGREEKDVTKRISSNDLLDKIILTESKKLIAGVKPSLYYYASDLTETKAKILSEVQSNDVVLILGAGDIDKVARELV, encoded by the coding sequence ATGGATCTATCTAAACTCAAAAAAATTCACATCATTGGCATAGGCGGGATTGGGATTTCAGCTGTGGCCAAGCTTTTGTTAAGCCAGAATAAAATCGTGACTGGTTCTGATTTGCATGATTCAGAGATTATTGAAACCCTGAGAAATTTCGGGGCCAAGATTTTTATTGGTGAACATAAGGCCATGAATATTGGCAAGGATATTAATCTGGTAATTTATTCTGATGCTGTGCCAGAAGACAACCCCGAACGAGTACAAAGTAAAAAGTATAAAGTAGAAAGTATGAGTTACTTCCAGTTTTTGGGCCAATTCAGCAAAAACAAATACACGATTGCCATTTCTGGCTGTCATGGCAAAACAACTACAACTGCCATGGCTGGTTTGCTTTTAGAAGCAGGTAATTTTGATCCCACAGTGATTGTTGGTTCTAAAGTCAAAGATTGGGATGGGAATTTAAGAATTGGCGATAGCGAGTATTTTGTGGTTGAAGGCGATGAATACAAGGCCCACATGATGGAATTAAATCCCAAAGTGATTATTTTAAATAATATAGAATTTGACCATCCTGATTTTTACCGTGATTTAACCCAGTACATTGATACATTTCAGGATTTTGTTAATAAACTGCCTGAAGACGGCTATTTGATTTACAATCGGGATGATAAAAATATTACTGAACGTTTGGAAATGCCAAATTGCAATATCGCGACTTTTGCTTTGGAAGACCAGTCAGCTGATTTAATTGTCAAAAATATTAAAATAGAACATGGTCGCCAGATATTTAAACCAGTTTATAAAGGCCAGGAACTGCGCGACTTTAATCTGCAAGTGCCTGGCAAATTTAATATCTTAAATGCTTTAGGCGCCAGTTTAATGGCTTTGGAACTGGGTGTTAATGCTGATGTGGTGAAAAGCACTTTGGCTCAATACACAGGCGCCTGGCGCAGGTTTGAGATTATTGGTAAAATGTCTGGTTTAACGCCTGATAAAAATGGGGCTTTGGTGATTTCTGATTACGCGCACCATCCGACAGAAGTAGCTAAAACAATCCAGGCAGCCAAGGAATTTTATCCTGATAAAAGATTACTGGTTGTTTTTCAGCCGCACCAGATTCAGAGAACAAAATCTTTATTTGATGACTTTGTAAAAACCTTTGCTCAAAGCCCGGCTGATGTGGTGATTTTGTCTGAAATTTATGATGTGGCTGGCAGGGAAGAGAAAGATGTGACTAAAAGAATTAGTTCCAATGATTTACTTGATAAAATTATCTTAACTGAAAGCAAGAAATTAATTGCTGGAGTTAAGCCATCTTTATATT